The Ornithinimicrobium faecis genome includes a window with the following:
- a CDS encoding VOC family protein, producing MTLTVGMITTDTTDAEALARWWAEQTGAEVAETNEGWFVIVRGGTLPVWLAFQKVEEVTPGKNRLHLDLTASGGLDTEVERLLASGATLVERRGDEHFRWVTLADPQGNQFCVSGPHAPAPET from the coding sequence ATGACTCTCACAGTGGGCATGATCACGACCGACACGACCGACGCCGAGGCGCTCGCCAGATGGTGGGCCGAGCAGACCGGGGCCGAGGTCGCCGAGACCAACGAGGGCTGGTTCGTGATCGTGCGAGGCGGCACCCTCCCGGTCTGGCTCGCCTTTCAGAAGGTCGAGGAGGTCACCCCCGGCAAGAACCGCCTGCACCTGGATCTGACCGCCAGCGGCGGTCTGGACACCGAGGTGGAGCGCCTCCTCGCCTCCGGGGCCACCCTGGTGGAACGACGCGGAGACGAGCACTTCCGCTGGGTGACGCTGGCCGATCCGCAGGGCAATCAGTTCTGCGTGTCCGGCCCCCACGCGCCGGCGCCCGAGACCTGA
- a CDS encoding phosphotransferase enzyme family protein, whose product MTTSTTYGELSDEQQAEALRPVAAAAATAFGLEPRRLDVHLHAYNTTYAVETVVGERFALRVNTSSTSPRREIATQQAWQLAIAEETPVHVATPRRTTDGQWCAAVDSDALGRELLVTCASWLEGPDVGTPSPQVAHELGRTMAHLHRQARSWRLPDGATLPLFDEPLFGAPDHLAVADLEAGQREVLGRTACITADAFARVGASDQVIALHADLHGGNLKWRDGRLAVFDFDDCGLGVPTLDLAISTFYLRGGAPGSEEALREGYATVAPLPDVSPEHFEAIIASRQLLLANDIVKSTTAQFREMARTYLPTAVDRLQHWLETGHFTRELPGS is encoded by the coding sequence ATGACGACCAGCACGACGTATGGCGAGCTCAGCGACGAGCAGCAGGCGGAGGCGCTGCGCCCTGTCGCGGCGGCGGCAGCCACCGCCTTCGGACTGGAGCCGCGCAGGCTGGACGTGCACCTGCACGCCTACAACACGACATACGCCGTCGAGACGGTCGTCGGGGAGAGGTTCGCACTGCGGGTCAACACCAGCTCCACCAGCCCGCGGCGCGAGATCGCCACCCAGCAGGCCTGGCAACTGGCCATTGCCGAGGAGACCCCGGTGCACGTGGCCACACCGCGGCGGACGACAGACGGCCAGTGGTGTGCCGCCGTCGACTCCGACGCCCTCGGGCGCGAGCTGCTGGTGACCTGCGCGAGCTGGCTCGAGGGACCCGACGTCGGCACGCCCTCTCCGCAGGTCGCCCACGAGCTCGGTCGGACGATGGCCCACCTGCACCGGCAAGCACGGTCGTGGCGCCTGCCGGACGGTGCGACGCTGCCGCTGTTCGACGAGCCCCTGTTCGGCGCACCGGATCACCTGGCGGTCGCCGATCTGGAGGCCGGACAGCGGGAGGTGCTCGGGCGGACCGCGTGCATCACAGCCGACGCCTTTGCCCGCGTCGGTGCCAGCGACCAGGTCATCGCCCTGCATGCCGACCTGCACGGCGGCAACCTCAAGTGGCGCGATGGCCGACTCGCAGTCTTCGACTTCGATGACTGCGGGCTGGGGGTGCCGACGCTGGACCTGGCGATCAGCACCTTCTATCTGCGCGGCGGCGCCCCGGGGTCAGAGGAAGCGCTGCGGGAGGGCTATGCGACGGTCGCCCCGCTCCCGGACGTCAGCCCAGAACACTTCGAGGCCATCATCGCCTCACGACAGCTGCTCCTGGCCAACGACATCGTCAAGAGCACGACCGCGCAGTTCCGCGAGATGGCCAGGACCTATCTGCCCACGGCCGTCGACCGGTTGCAGCACTGGCTCGAGACCGGGCACTTCACCCGGGAACTGCCCGGGAGCTGA
- a CDS encoding TerC family protein: MQVSTTVWILTLLGIIGLLAYDFFFHVRKAHIPTLRESAIWSAAYVGIALLFGVGVWVFAGSDPGTEYFAGYVTEKALSVDNLFVFLIIMGSFAVPRANQQKVLLFGIVFALISRTVFIFLGAAAIDRFAWVFYVFGLILLLTAGNMLKPDDEDSEGENFVVRLIRKVIPTSEGYDEDKLFTVENGKRLMTPMMVVMLAIGGTDILFAIDSIPAIFGLTQSTYIVFTATAFSLLGLRQLYFLIDGLLDRLIYLSFGLAAILGFIGVKLILHALAENTLPFINDGEHVPVVEVSTGMSLVVIIGVLVITVVASLVSPAGKAKNAVGNARRHATQYLDIGYWGDPDAREKSYGALEEEIKTIKALPEKHRARIRNEREFLELLEAAEQEHARAARGEAPAETPTDEPPSGR; encoded by the coding sequence ATGCAGGTCTCCACCACGGTCTGGATCCTCACCCTCCTGGGGATCATCGGCCTGCTCGCCTACGACTTCTTCTTCCACGTGCGCAAGGCGCACATCCCGACGCTGCGCGAGTCCGCGATCTGGTCGGCTGCCTATGTCGGCATCGCCCTGCTGTTCGGTGTCGGGGTCTGGGTGTTTGCCGGCAGCGACCCGGGGACGGAGTACTTCGCCGGCTACGTCACCGAGAAGGCCCTGTCGGTCGACAACCTGTTTGTCTTCCTCATCATCATGGGCAGTTTCGCGGTGCCGCGGGCCAACCAGCAGAAGGTGCTGCTGTTCGGGATCGTCTTTGCGCTGATCTCACGCACGGTGTTCATCTTCCTGGGGGCTGCCGCGATCGACCGGTTCGCCTGGGTCTTCTACGTTTTCGGTCTGATCCTGCTGCTCACTGCGGGCAACATGCTCAAGCCGGACGACGAGGACTCAGAGGGCGAGAACTTCGTGGTGCGGCTGATCCGCAAGGTCATCCCCACGAGCGAGGGCTACGACGAGGACAAGCTGTTCACGGTCGAGAACGGCAAGCGTCTGATGACGCCGATGATGGTGGTCATGCTCGCCATCGGCGGCACGGACATCCTGTTTGCTATCGACTCGATCCCCGCGATCTTTGGCCTCACGCAGAGCACCTACATCGTGTTCACGGCGACGGCTTTCTCCCTGCTGGGGCTGCGGCAGCTCTACTTCCTGATCGACGGGCTGCTGGACCGCCTGATCTACCTGTCCTTCGGACTGGCGGCCATCCTGGGCTTCATCGGCGTCAAGCTGATCCTGCACGCCCTGGCCGAGAACACCCTGCCCTTCATCAACGACGGCGAGCACGTGCCGGTGGTGGAGGTCAGCACGGGGATGTCGCTGGTCGTCATCATCGGTGTCCTGGTCATCACGGTGGTCGCCTCCCTGGTGAGCCCGGCCGGCAAGGCCAAGAACGCCGTCGGCAACGCCCGTCGGCACGCGACGCAGTATCTCGACATTGGCTACTGGGGCGACCCGGACGCCCGGGAGAAGAGTTACGGCGCCCTCGAGGAGGAGATCAAGACCATCAAGGCGCTGCCGGAGAAGCACCGCGCGCGGATCCGCAACGAGCGTGAGTTCCTGGAACTGCTCGAGGCGGCCGAGCAGGAGCACGCGAGGGCAGCCCGGGGCGAGGCGCCGGCCGAGACACCCACCGACGAGCCCCCGTCGGGACGCTGA
- the sigJ gene encoding RNA polymerase sigma factor SigJ: MAETTFWRQGPTVGRQTGAQVMDAQRFEELRPLLFSISYRILGSVGEAEDAVQETWLRYAGTDTEPESLKAYLSTVVSRISIDVLRSARVRREAYVGPWFPEPLPTDTLQTQPYAEPADSAELADSVSMAALLLLERLSPLERAVFVLREVFDFGFAEIAETIERSEPAARQLAARARRHMRDGRPRFEVDRRKRLDLADRFFDALREGNLEALQGLLAADVETVNDAGGKGGGEGGRFGAERAARILVATVPPLLASGASLEPREFNGWPGAILRDSEGKVVGTWVLDILDGHIQAIRSITNPDKLSHLGPTGDVRAMTAERSRWRRRAREATEQEDD; the protein is encoded by the coding sequence ATGGCGGAGACGACTTTCTGGAGGCAGGGCCCGACTGTCGGGCGGCAGACCGGGGCGCAAGTGATGGACGCCCAGCGGTTCGAGGAGCTGCGGCCACTGCTGTTCTCGATCTCCTATCGGATCCTGGGCAGCGTGGGCGAGGCCGAGGATGCGGTGCAGGAGACGTGGTTGCGCTACGCGGGGACGGACACCGAGCCGGAGTCGTTGAAGGCCTATCTGTCGACCGTGGTCTCGAGGATCTCGATCGACGTCCTGCGCTCGGCCCGGGTGCGGCGGGAGGCCTATGTCGGCCCGTGGTTCCCCGAGCCGCTGCCCACGGACACCCTGCAAACCCAGCCGTATGCCGAGCCCGCGGACTCCGCGGAGCTCGCCGACTCCGTGTCGATGGCGGCGCTGCTGCTGCTCGAGCGCCTCAGCCCTCTCGAGCGCGCTGTCTTCGTGCTGCGTGAGGTCTTCGACTTTGGGTTTGCTGAGATCGCCGAGACGATCGAGCGGTCCGAGCCCGCCGCCCGCCAGCTGGCGGCTCGTGCCCGTCGCCACATGCGGGACGGACGGCCCCGTTTCGAGGTTGACCGGCGCAAGCGGCTCGACCTCGCGGACAGGTTCTTCGATGCCCTGCGAGAGGGCAACCTCGAGGCCCTCCAGGGTCTGCTGGCCGCCGATGTCGAGACGGTGAACGACGCTGGCGGGAAGGGTGGCGGCGAGGGAGGGCGCTTCGGTGCCGAGCGAGCCGCCCGCATCCTGGTGGCGACCGTCCCACCGCTGCTCGCCAGCGGTGCGTCGCTGGAGCCGCGTGAGTTCAACGGCTGGCCCGGAGCGATCCTGCGGGACTCCGAGGGCAAGGTCGTCGGCACCTGGGTCCTGGACATTCTGGACGGGCACATCCAGGCGATCCGCTCGATCACCAACCCCGACAAGCTCAGCCATCTTGGCCCGACCGGGGACGTGCGTGCCATGACCGCCGAGCGCAGCCGCTGGCGCCGCCGCGCCCGGGAGGCCACCGAGCAGGAGGACGACTGA
- a CDS encoding DoxX family protein → MNIALWIVAGLLATGYLMGGTAMLVLPKERYFALHPSQEYVELFPAGFITALGGVKILGAVGLILPAVLGIAPGLVPWAALGFVLLMTGATTVRIIRQEWPNAVGDLVFLACAAFVAWGRFGSEAFVG, encoded by the coding sequence ATGAACATCGCTCTGTGGATCGTAGCGGGGCTGCTCGCGACCGGCTATCTGATGGGCGGGACGGCGATGCTCGTGCTGCCCAAGGAGCGCTACTTCGCCCTGCACCCCAGCCAGGAGTACGTCGAACTCTTCCCGGCCGGCTTCATCACGGCCCTCGGCGGCGTGAAGATCCTGGGCGCGGTGGGGCTGATCCTGCCGGCGGTTCTGGGCATCGCTCCCGGTCTTGTGCCGTGGGCCGCCCTCGGTTTTGTCCTGCTCATGACCGGGGCGACGACGGTGCGGATCATCCGTCAGGAGTGGCCCAACGCCGTCGGCGACCTGGTGTTTCTTGCCTGCGCTGCCTTCGTGGCCTGGGGCCGGTTCGGGTCGGAGGCCTTCGTCGGCTAG
- a CDS encoding MsnO8 family LLM class oxidoreductase, with the protein MTAATDSSASGPTVRVPLSLLDRSRTRQGESPGAALRNTIERADRAEVLGFHRFWVAEHHAVPGIASGSPPLLMAAIAERTERIRVGSGGVMLPNHRPLVIAEQARMLEALHPGRIDLGVGRSLGFTAPVREALDVLRYTPEDFARDLVDLEAFLTDDGPVTAMPAGVPAPPIFVLATGSGLATAAERGLPVVVGGPVLRGDLAPLNDYRNRFRPSRSCPEPHLIVSADVMVAETTQRARELMLPEAWAMVTSRSTGAFPPLSSHAPQHLTDRQQAQIEDHVAQSVHGTVAEVGRQLTELVHRTGADEVIAFASTYDRQSLADSDAALATLITP; encoded by the coding sequence ATGACCGCTGCAACTGACAGCTCGGCGAGTGGGCCGACTGTGCGCGTGCCGCTGTCCCTGCTCGATCGGTCGCGCACCCGTCAGGGAGAGAGCCCTGGGGCAGCGCTGCGCAACACGATCGAGCGGGCGGACCGCGCCGAGGTGCTGGGATTCCACCGGTTCTGGGTGGCCGAGCACCATGCCGTGCCGGGGATCGCCAGCGGCAGCCCACCGCTGCTGATGGCGGCCATCGCCGAGCGCACCGAGCGGATCCGAGTCGGCTCGGGCGGTGTGATGTTGCCGAACCACCGGCCCCTGGTCATCGCGGAGCAGGCGCGGATGCTGGAGGCCCTGCACCCGGGGCGAATCGATCTGGGCGTCGGCCGTTCTCTCGGTTTCACCGCGCCCGTGCGGGAGGCGCTGGACGTCCTGAGATACACGCCCGAGGACTTCGCGCGGGACCTCGTGGATCTTGAGGCGTTCCTGACCGATGACGGGCCAGTCACCGCGATGCCCGCAGGGGTGCCAGCACCGCCAATCTTCGTGCTGGCCACCGGATCCGGACTCGCGACGGCAGCAGAGCGTGGCCTCCCGGTGGTTGTGGGAGGCCCGGTGTTGCGGGGTGACCTCGCACCGCTGAACGACTATCGGAATCGCTTCCGTCCCAGTCGATCCTGCCCGGAGCCCCATCTCATCGTCAGTGCCGACGTGATGGTCGCCGAGACCACCCAGCGAGCGCGCGAGCTGATGCTGCCCGAGGCCTGGGCGATGGTCACCTCGCGCTCGACCGGAGCCTTTCCACCACTGAGCTCCCACGCACCGCAGCACCTCACGGATCGTCAGCAGGCCCAGATCGAGGACCATGTCGCCCAGTCGGTGCACGGGACCGTCGCCGAGGTCGGCCGGCAGCTCACCGAACTGGTCCACCGCACTGGTGCCGACGAGGTGATCGCCTTCGCCTCGACATACGACCGGCAGTCCCTGGCCGACTCCGATGCCGCGCTGGCCACGCTGATCACCCCCTGA
- a CDS encoding maleylpyruvate isomerase family mycothiol-dependent enzyme translates to MADLPLTSDELWAAVHAERAALADDLTGLTPEQWATQSLCSQWSVREVVAHLTAAASTSRLAWIRSIVGARFRPAVHNQRRLVEHLGATPAETLERFRAVVTSTVAPSGHTAAWLGEVIVHGADIRRPLGIPHVPAPRAVSAVAIFFAGQDFAVNSRSAVKGLRLESTDGGFTTGAGPLVTGPTLALVLAMVGRASAYDDLSGPGVPELIRRSQAD, encoded by the coding sequence GTGGCTGATCTCCCGCTGACCTCGGACGAGTTGTGGGCGGCCGTCCACGCAGAGCGCGCCGCGCTCGCTGATGACCTGACCGGATTGACCCCGGAGCAATGGGCCACCCAATCTCTCTGCTCGCAGTGGTCCGTCCGGGAGGTCGTGGCCCACCTGACGGCCGCCGCGAGCACCTCGCGCCTGGCGTGGATCCGCAGCATCGTCGGCGCCCGCTTCCGCCCGGCAGTGCACAACCAGCGCCGCCTCGTGGAGCACCTCGGAGCCACGCCAGCCGAGACGCTGGAACGCTTCCGGGCCGTCGTGACCAGCACGGTCGCACCGTCGGGTCACACCGCCGCCTGGCTCGGCGAGGTCATCGTGCACGGCGCGGACATTCGCCGGCCTCTGGGCATCCCCCACGTTCCCGCTCCCCGTGCCGTGAGCGCCGTCGCCATCTTCTTTGCCGGGCAGGACTTTGCCGTGAACAGTCGCAGCGCGGTCAAGGGCTTGCGGTTGGAGTCCACGGACGGCGGCTTCACAACGGGTGCGGGACCGTTGGTCACGGGGCCAACCCTCGCCCTGGTGCTGGCCATGGTCGGGCGCGCCTCGGCATACGACGATCTCTCGGGTCCCGGTGTCCCCGAACTGATCCGGCGCTCGCAAGCTGACTGA
- a CDS encoding DUF664 domain-containing protein, with product MSDVPSRWTPATIYPDMWVDPAHDPRNTDGVSPDGELETLLDMLRDYRLTLLMKCDGLDAEQLARRSVPPSTMSLLGLLRHLAETERDWRTWLGGPSLDKLYGPHDADFDGAVGDPAVVDAAYRDLEREQLATDAALAALPDLWERVGSDRIAVRELHVHRIDEYARHAGHADLLRECVDGRVGQ from the coding sequence ATGAGCGATGTGCCCTCGCGCTGGACGCCGGCCACCATCTATCCCGACATGTGGGTCGACCCGGCGCACGATCCGCGCAACACCGACGGGGTCAGCCCGGATGGCGAGCTCGAGACCCTGCTGGACATGTTGCGCGACTATCGGCTCACGCTGCTGATGAAATGTGATGGCCTGGACGCCGAACAACTCGCCCGGCGCAGCGTGCCTCCCTCGACCATGTCGCTGCTGGGCCTGCTCCGGCACCTCGCCGAGACTGAGCGCGACTGGCGCACCTGGCTGGGGGGACCATCGCTCGACAAACTCTATGGACCACACGACGCCGATTTTGATGGGGCAGTGGGTGATCCGGCAGTGGTGGATGCTGCCTACCGCGATCTCGAGCGTGAGCAACTGGCGACGGATGCCGCCCTGGCGGCACTGCCCGACCTTTGGGAGCGCGTCGGGAGCGACCGCATCGCCGTGCGCGAGCTGCACGTGCACCGGATCGATGAGTATGCGCGTCACGCCGGACACGCGGACCTGCTCCGAGAGTGCGTGGATGGCCGGGTTGGGCAGTGA
- a CDS encoding VOC family protein — protein sequence MTQNHRSLTAREFQGSAGVSDWRALGVGACAWFGATSHATGAALVRGVVEAAAGADVAMPFIELRSSGVRVRLAPDKGSFSQGDVTLAQEISRAAADLEMVSDPGVLQDVQLTFDTLDQAAVMPFWQTALGYDLVGEDDLVDPLRRHPPIWFQDQDAPRPLRNRVHLDSVAPQPRAAVALESVRADASSVKEQGYYATVADAEGNEVDLLPLPEGADLWAPSAESGGNQADLEDWRLVFAGMACYPVSSTRQAVELAEAVARLADEAGLPLGVDLRPGVVVIDTGKDVPDQDGYEQLAVHVQAAARELGLTADPSLARFIQVGIDAVDIVAVRAFWRAVLRYDEDPRDGVTDLFDPRRLNTVVFFQPMDESDMERRAQRNRIHVDIFLSDDQAQERVAAAVAAGGTVVREAATPQTWTIADPEGNEVDITFSVGREELFRDIAADSRA from the coding sequence ATGACGCAAAACCATCGCTCCCTGACAGCGCGGGAGTTCCAGGGTTCAGCGGGCGTCTCGGACTGGCGGGCTCTGGGGGTGGGGGCGTGCGCCTGGTTTGGCGCGACCTCACACGCGACGGGTGCCGCGCTGGTCCGCGGGGTTGTCGAGGCGGCGGCAGGGGCTGATGTCGCGATGCCTTTCATTGAATTGCGCTCCAGCGGCGTCCGGGTCCGTCTCGCGCCGGACAAGGGGAGCTTCAGCCAGGGCGATGTGACGCTGGCCCAGGAGATCTCGCGGGCTGCGGCCGACCTCGAGATGGTGTCCGACCCGGGTGTTCTCCAGGATGTGCAGCTGACCTTTGACACGCTGGATCAGGCCGCTGTCATGCCGTTCTGGCAGACGGCCCTGGGCTATGACCTGGTCGGCGAGGACGACCTGGTGGACCCGTTGCGGCGGCACCCGCCGATCTGGTTCCAAGACCAGGACGCACCGCGCCCACTGCGCAACCGGGTGCATCTTGACTCCGTGGCGCCGCAACCACGCGCGGCGGTTGCCCTGGAGTCGGTGCGAGCGGACGCCAGTTCGGTCAAGGAGCAGGGTTACTACGCCACGGTGGCGGACGCCGAGGGCAATGAGGTCGACCTGCTGCCGCTGCCTGAGGGTGCGGACCTCTGGGCCCCGTCAGCTGAGTCCGGCGGCAACCAGGCCGATCTGGAGGACTGGCGGCTCGTGTTCGCGGGGATGGCGTGCTATCCGGTCTCGTCCACACGCCAGGCGGTCGAGCTGGCCGAGGCTGTGGCTCGCCTGGCGGACGAGGCGGGACTGCCACTCGGAGTTGATCTGCGGCCCGGGGTCGTCGTCATCGACACGGGCAAGGACGTCCCGGATCAGGACGGCTATGAGCAGCTCGCCGTGCACGTGCAGGCCGCCGCGCGGGAGTTGGGGCTGACTGCCGATCCGTCGCTCGCTCGCTTCATCCAGGTCGGGATCGACGCGGTGGACATCGTGGCGGTGCGCGCCTTCTGGCGGGCTGTCCTTCGCTATGACGAGGACCCCCGCGACGGCGTCACTGACCTGTTCGATCCACGACGGCTCAACACTGTCGTCTTCTTCCAGCCGATGGACGAGTCCGACATGGAGCGTCGCGCGCAGCGCAACCGCATCCATGTCGACATCTTCCTGTCTGACGACCAGGCGCAGGAGCGCGTTGCCGCTGCTGTTGCGGCTGGCGGCACGGTCGTGCGGGAGGCCGCCACACCCCAGACATGGACCATCGCCGACCCGGAGGGCAACGAAGTCGACATCACCTTCTCTGTCGGGCGCGAGGAACTCTTCCGCGACATCGCAGCTGACTCCCGCGCCTGA
- a CDS encoding ArsR/SmtB family transcription factor — protein sequence MAIASDRVDVTSAATTAGDLISAAALFHGMSDPSRLAILQHLTLGEHRVRDLTDHLGLAQSTVSAHLACLRDCGLVTSRPQGRASMFSLNNEPELMSLLSAAEVLLATSGNRVALCPNFGVGATESLPPEQLRAHPDSDAP from the coding sequence ATGGCGATAGCATCGGACAGAGTCGACGTTACATCCGCAGCCACCACTGCCGGCGACCTGATCTCGGCGGCAGCCCTGTTCCATGGGATGTCCGACCCTTCACGCCTCGCGATCCTCCAGCACCTGACGCTTGGAGAGCACCGCGTGCGAGACCTGACCGACCACCTCGGCCTGGCCCAATCAACGGTGAGTGCTCACCTGGCCTGCTTGCGGGACTGCGGACTGGTGACCTCACGGCCCCAGGGTCGCGCCTCCATGTTCTCTCTCAACAACGAGCCCGAGTTGATGAGCCTGCTGTCGGCGGCCGAAGTCCTGCTGGCGACGTCAGGCAACCGCGTCGCCCTGTGCCCGAACTTCGGGGTGGGGGCCACCGAAAGCCTGCCCCCGGAGCAACTGCGAGCGCACCCCGACTCCGATGCCCCATGA
- a CDS encoding cation diffusion facilitator family transporter has translation MSSHDHGAVTTHRGRLAIAFAITATILVAEVIGAFWTGSLALLVDAGHMLTDAAGLLMALVAASLALRPPTPGRTWGFRRAEVLAAGAQATVLLAVGAYAFIEGIRRLDDPPEVSSTGLLAFGIIGLLGNLVSMWVLSAGRSANLNMRAAFLEVVNDALGSVAVIISAIVIATTGWTRVDAIAGMLIAALIVPRAITVLREAGSILLESTPKGLDLAAVRTHLLGVPHVHEVHDLHASTIATGLPVLSAHVVLDDECFRDGHAAEMLGQLQECVAAHFEVSVEHSTFQLEPPGHAEREHTAHS, from the coding sequence ATGAGCAGCCATGATCACGGGGCGGTGACCACTCACCGAGGGCGACTGGCGATCGCCTTCGCGATCACCGCGACCATCCTCGTCGCCGAGGTCATCGGTGCGTTCTGGACCGGCAGCCTGGCACTCCTGGTGGACGCGGGCCACATGCTGACCGACGCCGCGGGCCTGCTCATGGCCCTGGTCGCAGCATCCCTGGCTCTGCGGCCGCCGACTCCCGGGCGCACCTGGGGGTTCCGGCGCGCGGAGGTGCTTGCCGCCGGGGCGCAGGCGACGGTGCTGCTGGCCGTCGGGGCCTATGCCTTCATCGAGGGGATCCGCCGGCTCGACGATCCGCCGGAGGTCAGCTCCACCGGTCTGCTCGCCTTCGGCATCATCGGCCTGCTCGGCAACCTCGTGTCCATGTGGGTCCTCAGTGCAGGCCGCAGCGCCAACCTCAACATGCGGGCCGCCTTCCTCGAGGTGGTCAACGACGCCCTGGGCTCCGTCGCGGTGATCATCAGCGCCATCGTCATCGCGACCACCGGATGGACCCGCGTCGATGCCATCGCAGGGATGCTCATCGCCGCACTGATCGTGCCCCGAGCCATCACGGTGCTGCGCGAAGCCGGCAGCATCCTGCTGGAGTCCACTCCCAAGGGTCTCGACCTGGCGGCGGTGCGCACCCACCTCCTGGGGGTGCCGCACGTGCACGAGGTGCACGACCTGCACGCCTCGACCATCGCGACCGGCCTGCCCGTGCTGTCCGCGCACGTCGTCCTGGACGATGAGTGCTTCCGCGACGGCCACGCTGCCGAGATGTTGGGACAGCTCCAGGAGTGCGTCGCCGCGCACTTCGAGGTGAGTGTCGAGCACTCGACCTTCCAGCTTGAGCCTCCCGGCCACGCCGAGCGGGAGCACACGGCACACTCCTGA